CGGAAATCGTCCGACAGCAGACCGGCGATGGCAAAGCTTTCGCCGTCGCGCATTTCCACGGTGGTCGAGGTTTCACGCTTGCGGAATGCGTCGATGGTGAAACCGCCGCTGGTGAAACCGTTAGTGGAGTCGATGGACGACACCGAGGCTTCGAGCTCGAGGTTGATGATGTCGCCATCAACGACACGCGGAATGAAGTTCAGCTCCACACCGAACGGCTTGTATTCAACAGTCACGCCGCCGTTGTCCTGGCTCACCGGAACCGGATATTCGCCGCCAGCGAGGAAGCGGGCTTCCTGACCGGAAAGGGCCGTGAGGTTCGGTTCGGCCAGCGTGCGAACGACGCCGCGCTGTTCCAGAGCTTCGAGCAGCAGGCCCACTTCGAGGCCGCCCGCGTTGAAACCGAACAGCATCGCGCCGCTGCTGGTGCCGTTGCCAGCATATTCTGCACCAAGCGCGCTCGACACCGCGCTCGCGCTGTTCAGGCTGCCGTTGCCACCCAGCAGGCCGAGGTTGCCGTTCAGCGTTGTACCCTGCACGCCAATAGACGACGAGAGCGATTTGGACACCGAACGCTGCATTTCGGCAAAGCGCACGCGCAGCATCACCTGCTGGGTGCCGCCGACGCTCATGAGGTTCGAAACGCGTTCGGGCGCATAACGCTGCGCAAGTTCAAGCGCACGGTCGAGGCGCGCAGCCGAAGACACGGTGCCCGAAAGGACGATGCCGTCGTTGGCAGTGCGCACTTCGATCGGCTCGCCTGGCAGGATCTGCTGCAGGCGTTCTTTGAATTCGGCGATGTCGGGCGTGACCTGCACTTCGACGTTGGTAATCAGGCGGCCATCGGCGCCGAGCAGGGTCAGTGTTGTGCGGCCGGGCTCTTTGCCCAGAACATAGATCGTGCGATCGGACAGAGACGAGATATCTGCAATGCCGGGGTTGGCGATCGAAAGTTCGGTGAACGACGTGTCACTTTCCACGACGACAGCGCGGTTCATCGGAACCTG
Above is a window of Marivivens aquimaris DNA encoding:
- a CDS encoding type II and III secretion system protein family protein, with the protein product MAETLRVMRGSPSAALQVPMNRAVVVESDTSFTELSIANPGIADISSLSDRTIYVLGKEPGRTTLTLLGADGRLITNVEVQVTPDIAEFKERLQQILPGEPIEVRTANDGIVLSGTVSSAARLDRALELAQRYAPERVSNLMSVGGTQQVMLRVRFAEMQRSVSKSLSSSIGVQGTTLNGNLGLLGGNGSLNSASAVSSALGAEYAGNGTSSGAMLFGFNAGGLEVGLLLEALEQRGVVRTLAEPNLTALSGQEARFLAGGEYPVPVSQDNGGVTVEYKPFGVELNFIPRVVDGDIINLELEASVSSIDSTNGFTSGGFTIDAFRKRETSTTVEMRDGESFAIAGLLSDDFRDLNNQVPWLGDIPVLGALFRSAEYERAQTELVIIVTPHLVTPTRGEALAMPTDRVTLPTERQLFLNGQVTGNTPTSGAAGEVARQDFSGSYGYVLD